One Brassica oleracea var. oleracea cultivar TO1000 chromosome C7, BOL, whole genome shotgun sequence genomic window carries:
- the LOC106303746 gene encoding uncharacterized protein LOC106303746, protein MGFLKKLTGIFGFGHNDGGHGVEDGAGDNTGKVSGDGDKHRDGNQPRFRETGLPRKGFGVPVQVAVERSSPGPILQPCPASDGVLQGLRWYSMRLRIDEDGDVADEFLEDHTCKDLPRRCRTKAAKVSGLVISSDGKLQPLMH, encoded by the exons ATGGGGTTCTTAAAGAAGTTAACCGGAATTTTCGGGTTCGGGCATAACGACGGTGGCCACGGAGTTGAAGATGGTGCAGGAGACAACACTGGAAAAGTCTCTGGCGACGGAGATAAACACCGGGATGGTAATCAGCCGCGGTTCCGTGAAACGGGACTTCCGAGGAAAGGTTTTGGAGTACCGGTTCAAGTCGCAGTTGAACGGTCCAGTCCTGGTCCTATTCTTCAGCCTTGTCCTGCTTCAGACGGTGTACTTCAG GGACTACGATGGTATTCAATGCGGCTAAGGATTGATGAAGACGGAGATGTTGCGGATGAGTTCTTGGAAGATCATACCTGTAAGGATTTGCCAAGAAGATGCAGAACAAAAGCTGCAAAAGTGAGTGGGTTAGTGATATCTTCTGATGGGAAACTTCAGCCACTGATGCATTGA